A single Vigna radiata var. radiata cultivar VC1973A chromosome 8, Vradiata_ver6, whole genome shotgun sequence DNA region contains:
- the LOC106769866 gene encoding uncharacterized protein LOC106769866 yields the protein MKASLMFREEQQKPLFRAKVPLSVLGMPFQSGIVAGETKELTLNLSTFFESGPSLKVAYRPNDSKNPFSLIVKTGXGPFXSPLKSSMLMSCEFNLPSRTGSPLFMLHFKPRFGDFTFKKTQTSIFDGKPFCNAQNDVVVVDDTVQVETPSFAGAKIPVLDTNSRAAGAVAGMFSGVEVSARTTLPVRGRAAVKFRWGVRVPAEFKGDGAFQRIPFLVMDKIGVEHMMDCGEAKKGMVNAATGAPASADVAEACFAVKRQMEVLQTENGLLRNAVEDLRREIVGVRSGGSEFSKWKNPKKNDKKISSDYGGFSGKSTEVEVSEELKKALMGGASSGA from the coding sequence atgaaaGCCTCTCTGATGTTCCGGGAAGAACAGCAGAAGCCCTTGTTTAGGGCGAAGGTGCCGCTGAGCGTTCTGGGAATGCCCTTTCAATCTGGCATCGTCGCTGGTGAAACCAAAGAACTAACTCTCAACCTTTCTACCTTTTTCGAATCAGGTCCTTCGCTTAAAGTGGCGTATCGACCTAACGATTCCAAGAACCCTTTCTCGCTCATAGTGAAAACGGGANCCGGACCCTTCGNTTCCCCTCTCAAGAGCTCCATGCTCATGAGCTGCGAGTTCAATCTTCCCTCCCGAACCGGTTCCCCGCTCTTCATGCTCCACTTCAAACCCCGCTTCGGGGACTTCACATTCAAGAAGACCCAGACCTCCATCTTCGACGGAAAACCCTTTTGCAACGCGCAAAACGACGTCGTCGTCGTCGACGACACCGTTCAAGTCGAAACGCCGTCGTTCGCCGGCGCCAAGATTCCTGTTCTGGACACGAATTCCCGCGCCGCGGGCGCCGTTGCGGGGATGTTCTCCGGCGTTGAGGTGTCCGCCCGTACAACGCTCCCCGTGCGGGGTCGCGCCGCCGTGAAGTTCCGCTGGGGGGTTAGAGTTCCGGCGGAGTTCAAGGGCGACGGCGCGTTCCAGCGGATTCCGTTTCTCGTGATGGACAAGATCGGCGTGGAGCACATGATGGACTGCGGTGAGGCAAAGAAGGGCATGGTGAACGCCGCCACTGGGGCTCCTGCGAGTGCTGACGTGGCGGAGGCGTGCTTCGCGGTGAAACGGCAGATGGAGGTCCTCCAGACGGAGAACGGATTGCTGAGGAACGCCGTGGAGGATCTCCGGCGAGAAATTGTTGGCGTTCGAAGCGGAGGTTCGGAGTTTAGTAagtggaaaaaccctaaaaagaacGACAAGAAAATATCGTCGGATTATGGTGGTTTTTCGGGGAAATCGACGGAGGTTGAAGTGAGTGAGGAATTGAAGAAGGCGTTGATGGGAGGTGCTTCTTCTGGTGCTTGA